The Scomber japonicus isolate fScoJap1 chromosome 12, fScoJap1.pri, whole genome shotgun sequence sequence ttgtacGTTTCTGCTACATCAAGGAAGACCAAAGTTTCCACACTTGAgagattaaatgaatcaaatctcCCTGCAGGTGGCTCGTCCTGTGGTCGGCTGCTGATCGGCAGGTCCTCGTACACCCAGCCGAGGGATGGCCTGCTGCCCTGGATGGTGGGAGGGGAGGTGGGCAAGAAGGGCGAGAGTCCGTGGCAGGTAAAGTTTACCTCCTCTGAGATGCAAACAGACGGGAAAAGTAAAGCgtaacacacagcagacacagagttttatcttttaatgtcaCTAAAGATCCGTCCACACTGAGGACGATAActataaatatagttttaaatcTTGTTCTATTTCGAGTGGATGGCGGACTCCACACCACAACTATAACAACAACGATAGAGGAGAATGATATTGTTGGAATCACTTTCAGAGTGATTTGATGAACGCTGACTGTCAATCAATATCCTTTTTGactgatgtatttatttcttgtaATGCgtctttgctcctctctcaccacGGACTGACGCGCTGTAAATCGGAGCAGGATGacagaggtgatttctttagagaggtttgtctctctttattatacaaagatgctGCAGCTTTGTTCTGTATTATAATAGTTAGTGGATGTTTGCAAGCAGATCTGTGGTTAGGGTTAATACTGTGTGTCACCTCGCCTCAACATGTGCTGCAGCggctcagtttggtctgtaaacactgaaacatcacagcaactagtgtctgaaatacttcggatcaacacactgaatcaatACCCACCtctgaactctgctgcttctctttttatttctctgtacaaCTTACAGCAGCTCATCAATAGTCAGTTGCAGACGCAGCTGGAGCGCAGCGCATGCTTGACACAGCTGTTTACAGGACGCTATCGTTTtcagtgtggacgctcacatcgttgttgttatagttattgttatagttatggTTCTCAGTGTGGATCACCCTTAAAGGTTGTGTTATTTTTCTGGAAGAGGATCTAATGTGACGTTTCTGATAAATATTAGAACAAGTAGAACAgaacctgcattctctctaatggccagcaggcgGCGTCTctactgtgtgtatgttataaaactaataaaaattaGCGTCTACAGGAGTGTTTTGTGTGCAGGTGCTATTGCTGAATGCTTTTGGGCGTTTTCACTGCGGAGGCGTCCTCATCGATGAGAGCTGGGTGCTGACAGCTGCTCACTGCCTCGAGAACAACCTGAAATTCAGTGTACGATTGGGTGAGTTTCAATCCAAAGACATCAAACACTACAAACCATGACATTATTAtgaaaaaatttaaaatgactgCCAAAAAAAGGCTCAGtgggcctcatgcaagaacGTCATACAAGTCAAGAACAGACTGTCCTTCACAGAGTAGGACAAGAGTGCCACGTGACAGCATAACATCACCTTTAAACTATAATATTCTCTCCTctaatattaattaaaacagtCACATGATACCTCTCATGCTTTGGAAGGACATTTTTTAGCATCTAAAAACTTTAtgtctctttatttctgtcacagtgcagctgctctgttttttttaatagtttcagCTCCTCTTATATATGtcttttaaaggtttattttcggacattttgcctttatttgaaaatacatggcagagaggctgaccgGAAACGGAGAGAGAAAATGATCTGCAGTAAAGGTCCCTTGCCGGAATCGAACCAGTCATTACGCGGCATGCACGGTAACCACTCTGTTACCAAGGCGCTCCTGGATCTGTTGATTTCTGACCGCATTCATTCCTTTTCCATACTGCTTATTCTACAAAGGGTCACTTGGGGGGtgctggagccaatcccagctggGCAACAGGCCAATGACAAGTcgccagtccatcacagggctaacaCAGAGTAGATAGACatccattcacactcacatttgcAATTTAGAGTGACCAATTAACCTGTCCTGCGCCGTCTTGCTGTGAGGTGACAGTGCTAACCACTTCACAACTGTACTGCCCCGACAATGAAACTgaacagcaaataaaaacatgttgaaatgaGCAACATACAAATTTGCGCCATTATTTGTTGAATTCAGCTTTAAACACTCAGAGTTATGACttagtttaaaaatgaaaaactcaaATTACAAATCTGAGGGAGTAATCTGAATTTTCCTTTAGTGCCTTCAAACATAGACTGATTTTATGGTACATTTAAATCTcagttggttaaaaaaaacaaaaacaaaaaaaacatcttcataCATGAGGATCCAGAAGTGTGTGATCTGTCTCTTCAGGTGACTACGAGCGGCTCAGATCAGAAGGCAGCGAGGTGACTCTGAAGGTGGCAAAGACCTTCAAGCACCCGAATTACTACAACGGCCAAACGGTGGACAACGACATCGCCCTGATGCGTCTGGAGAACCCCGCCCCGCTTTCAGAGTTCATCCTCCCCATTTGCATGCCGGGGAGCGAGATGGCCAAGCGGGTGCTGCACCAAAATGGAACCATCACCGTGGTGACCGGCTGGGGCAAAGATGACAGCAACCGCTACAGCTCGGCACTCAACGTCATCAAAGTGCCGCTGGTCACTCACAGCGTCTGCAACAGCCACATGTCCCACAATGTCTCTGACAACTTCCTGTGCGCCGGGATACTTGGGCAGAGGAAGGACGCCTGCGAGGGGGACAGCGGCGGACCGATGGTGACTCTGTACCGAAACACCTGGTTCCTGGTGGGTCTGGTGTCCTGGGGTGAGGGCTGCGGCATGGAGGACAAGCTGGGCATCTACACCAAGGTGTCCAACTACAATGAGTGGATCAACAGCATTCGTGAAGAATGGGACAAAACTCATCATCCACCAGGACACCAGGGCGTCTAAACCCACCTCCACCCCCGACAGCTCACCCAGTTTGGTCTGTTAAACCCACATAAAGGCCCTCGGTGCAGCAGAAATGTGATACACTTTGTTAAATAAACTGATTCAGTCTCAAGAGGTTTGCTTTCCATTTTCACCACAGCTGAGCGTCATTTATTTGAGCCACTTTAGTGATGTGGTTCAAAACTTTAGTCCAGAGGGAAACATCTCAACAACTACAGTCTGGATTAGAATTAAGTTTAGTTGACTTTTCTACCACAGAAAGGAATTCAGATTTTTACGTTGATTTCCATGTGTCTAAATCAGGTAGAACTATATTTATATGACATCTGTCCCCCTCTTATAAAACATCCTTCTTTATCTAGCTGTGAAGATCCACCAGACTATGTGTTTTGCGTCATTTGACCCCAACAACACACCATTTTGTTGAAATGAAGTTTAgttcactatttggtggagctgttaacaactcatagacatctgagatgtgagccgactacacactgctgactggtttcatctttaacaatgtgttgtattttaaaagcttgttatattatccattgtgtcaaataaaTGGAGTGGAGTAGAAttatatttccctctgagatgtagaaagtagcatcacatggaaatgtACTTTCCACCACAGTCCAattgcttttcctgctttgacaagtcCAAACATTGTTTAGTAAGAGATCCAAGTTATTACAATTTatcctctggggaacatgaacgtctgtaaaaaaacaaaacaaacaaacttcacAGCAAACCATCTCATagttgctgagatatttcagtctggctCAAAGAGAAATGTTGCTCTGTGCATTACTGATATACAACACTGTATTCATTCAATTTATGTTTAATTATCTTGAACAAGACGTAAGAAATGTGTTGGCTTTTTCAGGCAATTCTGTATTATTACGTGAATACTGCATTAATGGCTGGTTGGCGGTTTTCTAATGTCCTAAAAAGTTTTGAAGTCCTCATGTTCACTCTCATAAGTCATATTAAAGTCTtattaaaacaaacaggattttaccaatttttttaatcgatcATAAATTACTACATAAGCAGTtccacagaaaacacagagctgATTACTGAGTGACAGAcactgaattttattttatttttcaggacTCAAACTGACATGTTTGTACAGCAGCAGAGTGTTAAAGGGACACAGTGTCACATTGAGGCCCAAACTGTCAACACAGCAgactcattaaaaacacaaactgaggtCTGATGTGGTTTTTACAACGTTGTGAGTCTGTGTAATCTAAATTATTGCTGTTAAATAAGCACCACACAACAAGACAATCCACCTGAGATACACacttcagcacacacactgatccTGCGTTTACATCCCGTCACTGGaaatacagacatttttattcaggaattaaaatgaattcagcAAGTATCATCAGAGAAGAGTATTTAACTGTCAGcagctttaaaatgacatattaGACATGAACCACTTAAAACTATCT is a genomic window containing:
- the proca gene encoding vitamin K-dependent protein C, coding for MSRLFLCVSVIVALWSASVLSMAVFSDAPEAHMLLRSRRANSFLEELKPPNRERECVEERCDFEEAREIFQTREATLEFWTVYTDGNQCQSHMCDHGDCVDGHQTYSCRCNQGYEGKYCKDLQLSTNCSVNNGGCDHECTESEDGLRRTCSCVDGYKLHDNHRECVPKGGSSCGRLLIGRSSYTQPRDGLLPWMVGGEVGKKGESPWQVLLLNAFGRFHCGGVLIDESWVLTAAHCLENNLKFSVRLGDYERLRSEGSEVTLKVAKTFKHPNYYNGQTVDNDIALMRLENPAPLSEFILPICMPGSEMAKRVLHQNGTITVVTGWGKDDSNRYSSALNVIKVPLVTHSVCNSHMSHNVSDNFLCAGILGQRKDACEGDSGGPMVTLYRNTWFLVGLVSWGEGCGMEDKLGIYTKVSNYNEWINSIREEWDKTHHPPGHQGV